Proteins encoded within one genomic window of Actinoplanes octamycinicus:
- a CDS encoding TetR/AcrR family transcriptional regulator has product MTSSATPPRRRDATRTRQLLLDAARRRFATAGYAETTVRHIADDAGVNVALISRYFDGKVGLFEAALKASFEELRAAAGEVDPNRVPETIAEQIIGQSGDTGPSSALLLILRSSGDQHADEIRLRFLQMFAEKLAKAALLQGATPDILRAQILLATAIGVTLLRATHLEPLASTSAQSLTAPIAEVLKALFQPPTP; this is encoded by the coding sequence GTGACCTCCAGCGCCACCCCGCCGCGCCGCCGGGACGCCACCCGCACCCGGCAACTCCTGCTCGACGCCGCCCGCCGCCGCTTCGCCACCGCCGGCTACGCGGAGACCACCGTCCGCCACATCGCCGACGACGCAGGCGTCAACGTAGCGTTGATCAGCCGCTACTTCGACGGCAAGGTGGGCCTGTTCGAAGCCGCCCTGAAGGCCAGCTTCGAAGAGCTCCGAGCCGCCGCCGGCGAGGTCGACCCGAACCGCGTCCCCGAGACCATCGCCGAACAGATCATCGGCCAGTCCGGCGACACCGGCCCCAGCAGCGCCCTCCTGCTGATCCTCCGCTCCTCCGGCGACCAGCACGCCGACGAGATCCGCCTCCGCTTCCTCCAGATGTTCGCCGAGAAGCTGGCCAAAGCCGCCCTCCTCCAGGGCGCCACCCCCGACATCCTCCGAGCCCAGATCCTCCTGGCCACCGCCATCGGCGTCACCTTGCTGAGAGCCACCCACCTGGAGCCCTTGGCCTCCACCTCCGCCCAGTCCCTGACCGCCCCCATAGCCGAAGTCCTCAAAGCCCTCTTCCAACCCCCCACCCCCTAA
- a CDS encoding glycerol-3-phosphate dehydrogenase/oxidase: MSMLSPETRDAALAALEVAEVDVLVIGGGVVGAGCALDAVTRGLSVGLIEARDFASGTSSRSSKLIHGGLRYLEMLDFGLVREALRERGLILTRLAPHLARPVRFLYPLKHHVWERAYAGAGVTLYDTMAWSSSLPNHRHLTRRGALRACPALRKDALKGALTYYDAQLDDARHTMFLARTAAAYGAHVANRVEVTGFLREGERVTGVTARDLETDRTFEIRAQQVINATGVWTDDTQSLVGERGQFHVRASKGIHLVVPRDRIQSTTGLILRTATSVLFVIPWGRHWIVGTTDTDWNLDKAHPAASAKDIDYLLTEVNKVLSTPLERSDVQGVYAGLRPLLSGESESTSKLSREHMVGSPVPGLVVVAGGKYTTYRVMAKDAVDACAFNLNRPIAKCCTDRIPLVGAEGFPALWNRRGLIAAESGLHVARVEHLLGRYGSLIKDLLELIEDDPSLGRPLTGAEDYLRAEVVYAAAAEGARHLVDVLTRRTRISIETFDRGTASASEVADLMGRVLGWTKEQRDREVEHYRLRVAAERASQEQQDDETADAARLGAPDVVPVRVS; encoded by the coding sequence ATGTCGATGCTCTCACCTGAGACACGGGACGCCGCGCTGGCCGCCCTCGAGGTGGCCGAGGTGGACGTGCTCGTCATCGGTGGGGGAGTGGTGGGGGCGGGTTGCGCGCTCGACGCGGTCACGCGGGGTCTCTCCGTGGGGCTGATCGAGGCGCGCGACTTCGCCTCCGGCACCTCCAGCCGGTCCAGCAAACTGATCCACGGCGGCCTGCGCTACCTGGAGATGCTCGACTTCGGGCTGGTCCGGGAGGCGCTGCGGGAGCGGGGCCTGATCCTCACCCGGCTGGCCCCGCACCTGGCCCGCCCGGTCCGGTTCCTCTACCCGCTCAAGCACCACGTCTGGGAGCGGGCCTACGCCGGGGCGGGCGTCACCCTCTACGACACGATGGCCTGGTCCAGCTCGCTGCCGAACCACCGGCACCTGACCCGGCGCGGTGCGCTGCGGGCCTGCCCGGCGCTCCGCAAGGACGCGCTGAAAGGGGCATTGACCTACTACGACGCCCAGCTCGACGACGCCCGGCACACCATGTTCCTGGCCCGGACCGCGGCCGCCTACGGCGCGCACGTGGCCAACCGGGTCGAGGTCACCGGCTTCCTGCGGGAGGGCGAGCGGGTCACCGGCGTCACCGCCCGGGACCTGGAGACCGATCGCACCTTCGAGATCCGCGCCCAGCAGGTGATCAACGCGACCGGGGTGTGGACCGACGACACCCAGTCGCTGGTCGGCGAGCGCGGCCAGTTCCACGTCCGCGCCTCCAAGGGCATCCACCTGGTCGTCCCGCGTGACCGGATCCAGTCCACCACCGGGCTGATCCTGCGGACCGCGACCAGCGTGCTGTTCGTGATCCCCTGGGGGCGGCACTGGATCGTCGGCACCACCGACACCGACTGGAACCTGGACAAGGCGCACCCGGCCGCCTCCGCCAAGGACATCGACTATCTGCTGACCGAGGTCAACAAGGTGCTGTCCACCCCGCTGGAGCGCTCCGACGTGCAGGGCGTCTACGCCGGGCTGCGGCCGCTGCTCTCCGGCGAGTCGGAGTCCACCTCGAAACTGTCCCGCGAGCACATGGTGGGCAGTCCGGTGCCCGGGCTGGTGGTGGTGGCCGGCGGGAAGTACACGACGTACCGGGTGATGGCGAAGGACGCGGTGGACGCCTGCGCGTTCAACCTGAACCGGCCGATCGCCAAGTGCTGCACCGACAGGATCCCGCTGGTCGGGGCGGAGGGCTTCCCGGCATTGTGGAACCGGCGCGGTCTGATCGCCGCGGAGTCGGGGCTGCACGTGGCCCGGGTCGAGCATCTGCTCGGCCGATACGGATCACTGATCAAGGATCTGCTGGAGCTGATCGAGGACGATCCTTCGCTGGGTCGTCCGCTGACCGGGGCCGAGGACTACCTGCGGGCCGAGGTGGTCTACGCGGCGGCGGCCGAGGGCGCGCGGCATCTGGTCGACGTGCTGACCCGGCGTACCCGGATCTCGATCGAGACGTTCGACCGGGGGACCGCTTCGGCCTCGGAGGTGGCTGATCTGATGGGGCGGGTGCTCGGCTGGACCAAGGAGCAGAGGGACCGCGAGGTGGAACACTATCGTCTGCGGGTCGCGGCGGAGCGCGCCTCGCAGGAACAGCAGGACGACGAGACCGCCGACGCGGCTCGGCTCGGCGCTCCGGATGTGGTGCCGGTCCGGGTTTCTTGA
- the glpK gene encoding glycerol kinase GlpK, whose product MADFVGAVDQGTTSTRFIIFDHGGNEVARHQLEHEQILPQAGWVEHNPIEIWERTVAVVRTAMQKANLSARDLAAVGVTNQRETAVVWDRRTGRPYYNAIVWQDTRTDRIASALDRDGRGDVIRRKAGLPPATYFSGGKIQWILENVDGVREAAERGDALFGNTDSWLLWNMTGGTKGGNHVTDVTNASRTMLMNLETLDWDDELLSFFNIPRQMLPQIRPSSDPSGYGTAHVDGPLGGDVPLTGDLGDQQAATVGQVCFAPGEAKNTYGTGNFMLLNTGTNLVRSENGLLTTVCYKFGDAAPVYALEGSIAVTGSAVQWLRDQLKLIKSAEQSESLAATVADSGGVYFVPAFSGLFAPYWRSDARGAIVGLSRFNTDAHIARATLESICYQTRDVVDAMAQDSGVTLDVLKVDGGITANNLCMQIQADVLGVPVSRPVVAETTALGAAYAAGLAVGYWKSTDELRDNWNESQRWQPNWSGEQREQGYGRWKKAVQRTLDWVDVD is encoded by the coding sequence GTGGCTGACTTCGTCGGAGCCGTGGACCAGGGCACGACCAGCACGCGCTTCATAATCTTCGACCATGGCGGCAACGAGGTGGCCCGCCACCAGCTCGAGCACGAGCAGATCCTGCCGCAGGCCGGATGGGTGGAGCACAACCCGATCGAGATCTGGGAGCGGACCGTCGCGGTGGTGCGCACCGCGATGCAGAAGGCGAACCTGAGCGCCCGCGACCTGGCCGCGGTCGGGGTCACCAACCAGCGGGAGACCGCGGTGGTCTGGGACCGGCGCACCGGCCGGCCCTATTACAACGCGATCGTCTGGCAGGACACCCGCACTGACCGGATCGCCTCGGCGCTGGACCGGGACGGCCGCGGCGACGTGATCCGGCGCAAGGCCGGGCTGCCGCCGGCCACCTACTTCTCCGGCGGCAAGATCCAGTGGATCCTGGAGAATGTCGACGGGGTCCGCGAGGCGGCCGAGCGCGGCGACGCCCTCTTCGGCAACACCGACAGCTGGCTGCTCTGGAACATGACCGGCGGCACCAAGGGCGGCAACCACGTCACCGACGTGACCAACGCCAGCCGCACCATGCTGATGAACCTGGAGACCCTGGACTGGGACGACGAGCTGCTGTCGTTCTTCAACATCCCGCGGCAGATGCTCCCGCAGATCCGGCCGTCGTCCGACCCGAGCGGCTACGGCACGGCGCACGTGGACGGTCCGCTCGGCGGGGACGTGCCGCTCACCGGGGACCTCGGCGACCAGCAGGCCGCCACGGTCGGTCAGGTGTGCTTCGCGCCCGGCGAGGCGAAGAACACCTACGGCACCGGCAACTTCATGCTGCTGAACACCGGCACCAACCTGGTCCGCTCGGAGAACGGGCTGCTCACCACGGTCTGCTACAAGTTCGGCGACGCCGCCCCGGTCTACGCCCTGGAGGGCTCGATCGCGGTCACCGGCTCGGCCGTGCAGTGGCTGCGCGACCAGCTGAAGCTGATCAAGTCGGCGGAGCAGAGCGAGTCCCTGGCGGCGACGGTGGCGGACAGCGGTGGCGTCTACTTCGTGCCGGCGTTCTCCGGGCTGTTCGCGCCGTACTGGCGGTCCGACGCGCGCGGCGCGATCGTCGGGCTGTCCCGGTTCAACACCGACGCGCACATCGCCCGGGCCACCCTCGAGTCGATCTGCTACCAGACCCGGGACGTGGTCGACGCGATGGCGCAGGACTCCGGGGTGACCCTGGACGTGCTCAAGGTGGACGGCGGGATCACCGCCAACAACCTGTGCATGCAGATCCAGGCGGACGTGCTCGGCGTGCCGGTCAGCCGGCCGGTGGTGGCCGAGACCACGGCGCTCGGCGCGGCCTACGCGGCCGGGCTCGCGGTCGGCTACTGGAAATCCACCGACGAGCTGCGGGACAACTGGAACGAGTCGCAGCGCTGGCAGCCGAACTGGTCGGGCGAGCAGCGCGAGCAGGGGTACGGCCGCTGGAAGAAGGCGGTGCAGCGGACCCTCGACTGGGTGGATGTGGACTGA
- a CDS encoding MIP/aquaporin family protein, producing MATSIKIPRVPTLLAEVAAEFAGTLILILFGVGVVAQVVAGGIGDHDSIAWAWGLGVTFGVYVAGRISGAHLNPAVTIALAAFKGFSWRKVAPYIGAQMLGAFIAALIVRWNYTEVLNAADPGLTIKTQGVFSTLPGNGALPVSEWGAFRDQIIGTAILLFLILAVTDAAQTPPGANLAPFIIGLIVVAIGMAWGTAAGYAINPARDFGPRLASYLTGYGGAFRDQTGYLYFWVPIVAPILGGLLGAGLYKVLVGRFLPVAGPEEPGRLPDQTDETVEAHRG from the coding sequence ATGGCTACAAGTATCAAGATTCCTCGCGTACCGACACTGCTCGCCGAGGTCGCGGCCGAGTTCGCCGGCACGCTGATCCTCATCCTGTTCGGGGTGGGCGTGGTCGCCCAGGTGGTCGCCGGCGGCATCGGTGATCACGACAGCATCGCCTGGGCCTGGGGGCTCGGCGTGACCTTCGGTGTCTACGTCGCCGGGCGGATCAGCGGCGCACACCTCAACCCGGCCGTCACCATCGCGCTGGCCGCCTTCAAGGGCTTCTCCTGGCGCAAGGTGGCGCCGTACATCGGCGCGCAGATGCTCGGCGCCTTCATCGCCGCGCTGATCGTGCGGTGGAACTACACCGAGGTGCTGAACGCCGCGGACCCCGGTCTGACGATCAAGACGCAGGGCGTCTTCTCCACGCTGCCCGGCAACGGCGCACTGCCGGTGAGCGAGTGGGGCGCGTTCCGGGACCAGATCATCGGCACCGCGATCCTGCTGTTCCTCATCCTCGCGGTCACCGACGCGGCGCAAACCCCGCCGGGCGCCAACCTGGCGCCGTTCATCATCGGCCTGATCGTGGTCGCCATCGGGATGGCCTGGGGCACCGCCGCCGGTTACGCGATCAACCCGGCCCGCGACTTCGGCCCGCGACTCGCCAGCTATCTGACCGGCTACGGCGGCGCGTTCCGGGACCAGACCGGATATCTCTACTTCTGGGTGCCGATCGTGGCACCGATCCTCGGCGGGCTGCTCGGCGCTGGGCTGTACAAAGTCCTGGTGGGACGATTCCTCCCGGTGGCCGGGCCGGAGGAGCCGGGCAGGCTGCCGGATCAGACTGACGAGACTGTGGAGGCACACCGTGGCTGA
- a CDS encoding IclR family transcriptional regulator, which translates to MPGTVQSIERAAAILRMLAGGPGRLGLSEIARSLDLAKGTTHGILRTLQGVGFVEQDRVSGQYQLGAALLHLGTSYLDINELRSRSINWADPLAARSGEAVRIGTVYEGQVLVVHHVFRPDDTFQTLDVGALLPLHATALGKVLLAYRAGIFDSDLASYTRKTLVTPRELVTALEQVRECGWAADVEEFTLGEAAVAAPIRGYGGLVIGAIGISGQVERICDSHYQPRPHLVTSVRDAARAISRDLGAARP; encoded by the coding sequence ATGCCCGGCACCGTGCAGTCGATCGAGCGAGCCGCCGCGATCCTGCGGATGCTCGCCGGCGGCCCGGGCCGGCTCGGGCTCAGCGAGATCGCCCGCTCCCTCGACCTGGCCAAGGGCACCACCCACGGGATCCTGCGCACGCTGCAGGGAGTCGGTTTCGTCGAGCAGGACCGGGTCTCCGGGCAGTACCAGCTCGGCGCCGCGCTGCTGCACCTGGGCACCAGCTATTTGGACATCAACGAGCTGCGGTCCCGCTCGATCAACTGGGCGGATCCGCTGGCCGCGCGCAGCGGGGAGGCGGTCCGGATCGGGACCGTCTACGAGGGTCAGGTGCTGGTGGTGCACCACGTGTTCCGGCCGGACGACACGTTCCAGACGCTCGACGTGGGCGCGCTGCTGCCGCTGCACGCGACCGCGCTGGGGAAGGTGCTGCTGGCGTACCGGGCCGGGATCTTCGACTCCGATCTGGCGTCCTACACACGGAAAACCCTGGTCACCCCGCGCGAGCTGGTCACCGCCCTGGAGCAGGTGCGCGAGTGCGGCTGGGCGGCCGACGTCGAGGAGTTCACCCTCGGCGAGGCGGCCGTCGCGGCGCCGATCCGCGGTTACGGCGGACTGGTGATCGGCGCCATCGGCATCTCCGGACAAGTCGAACGGATCTGCGACAGCCACTACCAACCACGCCCGCACCTGGTCACCAGCGTGCGGGACGCGGCCCGGGCGATCTCCAGGGACTTGGGAGCGGCCCGGCCATAG
- the glpK gene encoding glycerol kinase GlpK has translation MTERYVVAIDQGTTSTRCIVFDRRGQLVSLAQQEHKQHFPKPGWVEHDAMEIWRNVERLAPRVLRRAGITIDQVAAVGIANQRETTVIWDRRTGIPVGRAIIWQDTRTDALVHDLSSRPSAQHISDLSGLPLATYFSGPRLRWMLDHTPGLQARAERGEVLCGTMETWLIWNMTRGAHVTDVTNASRTMLLDVHTLEWSAEALDFFGIPRAMLPEVRASIGAFGTAAEAFPSVRIGAALGDQQAALFGQTCFTPGEAKCTYGTGSFLLLNTGQELIRPAHGLLSTVAYQVAGSPASYALEGSIAITGSLVQWFRDQLELISSAPEIETLARTVADNGGCYIVPAFSGLYTPHWRSEARGVIVGLTSYITKGHLARAVLEATAWQTREVVDAMNANSGLALKTLKVDGGMTADNLLMQMIADVLDVPVVRPLAVETVSLGAAYAAGLAVGYWPDLDGLRRNWHIAGQWMPAMDPGLRDTEYANWQRAVERTFDWIQPAAQT, from the coding sequence ATGACCGAGCGCTATGTGGTGGCGATCGACCAGGGCACCACCTCGACCCGGTGCATCGTGTTCGATCGGCGCGGGCAGTTGGTCTCCCTGGCCCAGCAGGAACACAAACAGCACTTCCCGAAACCGGGCTGGGTGGAGCACGACGCCATGGAGATCTGGCGGAACGTGGAGCGCCTGGCGCCGCGGGTGTTGCGCCGGGCCGGGATCACCATCGACCAGGTGGCCGCGGTCGGCATCGCCAACCAGCGGGAGACCACGGTGATCTGGGACCGGCGGACCGGGATCCCGGTCGGGCGGGCGATCATCTGGCAGGACACCCGCACCGACGCCCTGGTCCACGACCTGTCCTCGCGACCGTCCGCCCAGCACATCTCGGACCTCTCCGGGCTGCCGCTCGCCACCTACTTCTCCGGGCCGCGGCTGCGCTGGATGCTGGACCACACGCCGGGCCTGCAGGCGCGCGCGGAGCGCGGCGAGGTGCTCTGCGGGACCATGGAGACCTGGCTGATCTGGAACATGACCCGGGGCGCGCACGTCACCGACGTCACCAACGCCAGCCGCACCATGCTGCTCGACGTGCACACCCTGGAGTGGTCGGCCGAGGCGCTCGACTTCTTCGGGATCCCCCGCGCGATGTTGCCGGAGGTCCGGGCTTCGATCGGCGCCTTCGGCACCGCCGCGGAGGCATTTCCTTCGGTACGGATCGGCGCCGCCCTCGGTGACCAGCAGGCCGCCCTGTTCGGCCAGACCTGCTTCACCCCCGGCGAGGCGAAATGCACCTACGGCACCGGGAGCTTCCTGCTGCTCAACACCGGTCAGGAGCTGATCCGGCCGGCGCACGGGCTGCTCAGCACGGTCGCCTACCAGGTGGCCGGGTCGCCGGCCAGCTACGCGCTGGAGGGCTCGATCGCGATCACCGGCTCGCTGGTCCAGTGGTTCCGCGACCAGCTCGAGCTGATCTCCAGCGCGCCGGAGATCGAGACCCTGGCCCGGACCGTCGCGGACAACGGCGGCTGCTACATCGTGCCGGCGTTCTCCGGGCTCTACACGCCGCACTGGCGGTCCGAGGCGCGCGGGGTGATCGTGGGGCTGACGTCGTACATCACCAAGGGGCACCTGGCCCGCGCGGTCCTGGAGGCGACCGCCTGGCAGACCCGCGAGGTGGTGGACGCGATGAACGCGAACTCCGGCCTGGCCCTGAAGACCCTCAAGGTGGACGGCGGGATGACCGCCGACAACCTGCTGATGCAGATGATCGCCGACGTGCTGGACGTGCCGGTGGTCCGGCCGCTCGCGGTGGAGACGGTCTCGCTGGGCGCCGCCTACGCCGCCGGGCTGGCCGTCGGGTACTGGCCGGACCTGGACGGGCTGCGCCGGAACTGGCACATCGCCGGACAGTGGATGCCGGCGATGGACCCGGGGCTGCGCGACACCGAGTACGCCAACTGGCAGCGCGCCGTGGAACGCACCTTCGACTGGATCCAGCCGGCCGCTCAGACGTAG
- a CDS encoding zinc-ribbon domain-containing protein, whose protein sequence is MFFVLFGVRTKDQLVDNRVQTCEVCGWAAPQARLARTSKFTLFFIPLFPVSPTRYFLRCGHCMALRPARAAYV, encoded by the coding sequence ATGTTCTTCGTGTTGTTCGGCGTGCGTACCAAGGACCAGCTGGTCGACAACCGGGTGCAGACCTGTGAGGTCTGCGGCTGGGCGGCCCCGCAGGCGCGGCTGGCCCGGACCAGCAAGTTCACCCTGTTCTTCATCCCCCTGTTCCCGGTCTCCCCGACCCGGTACTTCCTGCGCTGCGGGCACTGCATGGCGCTGCGCCCGGCCCGCGCCGCCTACGTCTGA
- a CDS encoding nucleotidyltransferase domain-containing protein gives MTAVDEFGDRLRATGWVTDLLVAGSLATGDHIPGVSDLDLVAIVPAAPDPARIAEAHAGVDPALALGCVYVAEDRLGDLAAEHPTWTHGVLVHRILSGVTRAELVRHGYPVFGRRPAELLPPMTADDIRAAARAELTGYWAWAARRPWLFADPALADLSLTSMARGRHALRHGTLLTKSAAIEEASAPPWLIAQLRDRRRGGTARSPRLRTAWLAWRDARRTVAAARHPTA, from the coding sequence ATGACAGCGGTCGATGAGTTCGGCGACCGGCTGAGGGCCACCGGCTGGGTGACCGACCTGCTGGTCGCCGGGTCCCTCGCCACCGGCGACCACATCCCCGGGGTGAGCGACCTCGACCTGGTGGCGATCGTGCCGGCGGCGCCGGATCCGGCCCGGATCGCCGAGGCGCACGCCGGCGTCGACCCGGCGCTCGCCCTGGGCTGCGTCTACGTCGCCGAGGACCGGCTCGGTGACCTCGCCGCCGAGCACCCGACCTGGACGCACGGCGTGCTGGTGCACCGGATCCTGTCCGGCGTGACCCGGGCCGAGCTGGTCCGGCACGGCTACCCGGTCTTCGGCCGGCGGCCGGCCGAGCTGCTGCCGCCGATGACCGCCGACGACATCCGGGCCGCCGCGCGCGCCGAGCTCACCGGCTACTGGGCGTGGGCGGCCCGCCGGCCGTGGCTCTTCGCCGACCCGGCGCTCGCCGACCTGAGCCTCACCTCGATGGCCCGCGGCCGGCACGCCCTGCGCCACGGCACCCTGCTGACGAAGTCCGCGGCGATCGAGGAGGCGTCCGCCCCACCGTGGCTGATCGCCCAGCTCCGGGACCGCCGCCGAGGCGGGACGGCCCGCTCGCCACGGCTGCGCACGGCGTGGCTCGCGTGGCGGGACGCCCGCCGTACCGTCGCCGCCGCCCGCCACCCCACCGCCTGA
- a CDS encoding NADPH-dependent F420 reductase has protein sequence MTTIGLIGSGNIGGTVARLAVAAGYDVVLSNSRGPETLRGLVEELGPRARAATAAEAAAAGDIVVVTVPLKAYPEVPVEPLAGKVVIDTNNYYPERDGQIAALDSDESTTGELLQRHLAESKVVKGFNNIWFQHLAELARPAGAADRTALPVAGDDPAAKLVVTEFLDRIGYDTVDVGPLAENWRTQRDTPVYVTPYGPYDGAATPAGAATVRERVAEAKR, from the coding sequence ATGACGACGATCGGACTCATCGGCAGTGGGAACATCGGGGGCACCGTGGCGCGGCTCGCCGTGGCAGCCGGGTATGACGTGGTGCTGAGCAACTCGCGCGGGCCGGAGACCCTGCGGGGGCTGGTCGAGGAGCTGGGTCCGAGGGCGCGGGCCGCCACCGCGGCGGAGGCGGCCGCGGCCGGGGACATCGTGGTGGTGACCGTGCCGCTGAAGGCCTACCCGGAGGTGCCGGTGGAGCCGCTGGCCGGCAAGGTCGTGATCGACACGAACAACTACTACCCGGAGCGGGACGGGCAGATCGCGGCCCTGGACAGCGACGAGAGCACCACCGGTGAGCTGCTGCAGCGGCACCTCGCGGAGAGCAAGGTGGTGAAGGGGTTCAACAACATCTGGTTCCAGCACCTGGCCGAGCTGGCCCGGCCGGCCGGGGCCGCGGACCGGACCGCGCTGCCGGTGGCCGGCGACGACCCGGCGGCGAAGCTGGTGGTCACCGAGTTCCTCGACCGGATCGGGTACGACACGGTGGACGTCGGACCGCTCGCCGAGAACTGGCGGACCCAGCGGGACACGCCGGTCTACGTGACGCCGTACGGGCCGTACGACGGGGCGGCCACGCCGGCCGGCGCGGCGACCGTCCGCGAGCGGGTGGCCGAGGCCAAGCGCTGA
- a CDS encoding lipoprotein, giving the protein MKILCSTTLLSALAVLALTGCDSSSDEVMTTPATAAPDAAAATAKVGAAGSGCELPVSFGVADGWKPKQVTVEAGDPLAALAKKGPFTMACEIDAKPAGNIGFLRVWTGEQAELKAGLTAFIGDKAQDPTFTEAQIGGKPGLSVDYQQKSQLDDSVEKESAFAVDTGKGLVVVSLDSFDSGEHAEMLPAYQLARNSLAVN; this is encoded by the coding sequence GTGAAGATCCTGTGCAGTACCACCCTGCTGAGCGCCCTCGCCGTCCTGGCACTGACCGGCTGCGACAGCAGCAGCGACGAGGTGATGACGACGCCGGCCACCGCGGCGCCGGACGCCGCCGCGGCGACCGCCAAGGTCGGCGCCGCCGGCAGCGGCTGTGAACTGCCGGTCAGCTTCGGCGTCGCGGACGGCTGGAAGCCGAAGCAGGTCACCGTCGAGGCCGGCGACCCGCTCGCCGCGCTGGCCAAGAAGGGCCCGTTCACGATGGCCTGCGAGATCGACGCGAAGCCGGCCGGCAACATCGGCTTCCTCCGGGTCTGGACCGGCGAGCAGGCCGAGCTGAAGGCCGGCCTGACCGCGTTCATCGGCGACAAGGCGCAGGACCCGACGTTCACCGAGGCGCAGATCGGCGGCAAGCCCGGCCTGTCCGTCGACTACCAGCAGAAGAGCCAGCTCGACGACAGCGTGGAGAAGGAGTCGGCGTTCGCCGTCGACACCGGCAAGGGCCTGGTCGTGGTGTCGCTGGACAGCTTCGACAGCGGCGAGCACGCCGAGATGCTGCCGGCCTACCAGCTGGCGCGGAACTCGCTGGCGGTGAACTAA
- a CDS encoding lipid II:glycine glycyltransferase FemX — translation MLRLQRVEPSAALTADRATYQDRLIFHTPEWLSFVAECQRAEPVLATVSDDGGTVGHFTGLLTRRYGLRILGSPMAGWTTSYQGFNLRPGVSRRAALRALTGFAFDELGCAHLEVRDRAATEADYAGLSLRWDSAPTAVIDLSPDEDALFGAMASACRRNIRKAAKSGVIIEEADPDPAFADEFYDQLRDVFAKQNLVPTYSVERVKSLIRHLAPAGRISLLRARDGDGRCIATAVLPWYHRTMYFWGGASHREHQHLRPNEALIWYALRWAKERGVTEFDFVGSNSYKEKYGTVEVPVPWARQSRSPLIGRLRDAAKQAFALKQRTAARLTRSSASG, via the coding sequence ATGCTTCGACTGCAACGGGTGGAGCCGAGTGCCGCCCTCACCGCCGACCGCGCCACCTACCAGGACCGCCTCATCTTCCACACTCCGGAGTGGCTCTCGTTCGTGGCCGAGTGCCAGCGCGCCGAGCCGGTGCTGGCCACGGTCAGCGACGACGGCGGCACCGTGGGCCATTTCACCGGCCTGCTCACCCGCCGCTACGGGCTCCGCATCCTGGGCAGCCCGATGGCCGGCTGGACCACCTCCTACCAGGGGTTCAACCTGCGGCCCGGGGTCTCCCGCCGCGCCGCTCTGCGGGCGCTCACCGGGTTCGCCTTCGACGAGTTGGGCTGCGCCCACCTGGAGGTGCGGGACCGGGCCGCGACCGAGGCCGACTACGCCGGGCTGAGCCTGCGCTGGGACTCCGCGCCGACCGCGGTGATCGATCTGAGCCCGGACGAGGACGCGCTGTTCGGCGCGATGGCCAGCGCCTGCCGCCGCAATATCCGGAAGGCCGCCAAGTCCGGCGTGATCATCGAGGAGGCGGATCCGGATCCGGCATTCGCCGACGAATTCTACGATCAATTGCGCGACGTTTTCGCCAAGCAGAATCTGGTGCCCACCTATTCGGTGGAACGGGTCAAGTCGTTGATCCGACATCTCGCTCCGGCGGGCCGGATCAGCCTGCTCCGGGCCCGCGACGGCGACGGCCGGTGCATCGCCACCGCGGTGCTGCCCTGGTACCACCGGACCATGTACTTCTGGGGCGGCGCCAGTCACCGCGAGCACCAGCACCTGCGGCCCAACGAGGCGCTGATCTGGTACGCGCTGCGCTGGGCCAAGGAGCGGGGCGTCACCGAGTTCGACTTCGTCGGCTCGAACTCGTACAAGGAGAAGTACGGCACCGTCGAGGTCCCGGTGCCGTGGGCGCGGCAGTCCCGGTCGCCGCTGATCGGCCGGCTCCGGGACGCCGCCAAGCAGGCCTTCGCCCTCAAGCAGCGGACAGCCGCCCGGCTGACCCGCTCCTCCGCCTCCGGTTAG